One genomic region from Papaver somniferum cultivar HN1 unplaced genomic scaffold, ASM357369v1 unplaced-scaffold_24, whole genome shotgun sequence encodes:
- the LOC113341053 gene encoding angio-associated migratory cell protein-like isoform X1, translating into MHIFTGHTDEPDDSVHIFTGYTGELYKVACSPTDATLVATGGGDDKGVLWEKGVGDWAQELQGHKGSVSSLAFSIDVQLLGTRSLDGTIQVWDMPLGSLKCTLDGPGGELSLHPRLHEVLAGSEDGTVLLWSVDRDVHLSMFFGHASSVTCGDFTPDGKKSVPVLMIHHLEFGTLKPERTFTLLTVIHNIPKV; encoded by the exons ATGCACATATTCACAGGCCATACTG ATGAGCCGGATGATTCTGTGCACATATTCACAGGCTATACTG GTGAATTATACAAGGTGGCTTGTAGTCCTACTGATGCAACCCTAGTGGCAACTGGAGGTGGAGATGATAAAGGAGTTCTATGGGAGAAGGGTGTAGGAGATTGGGCTCAAGAGCTTCAAG gtcatAAAGGTTCTGTTTCCAGTTTAGCCTTCAGTATTGATGTACAGTTGCTTGGCACAAGAAGCCTGGATGGAACTATTCAAGTGTGGGACATGCCTTTGGGTAGCCTCAAGTGTACACTTGATGGTCCTGGAGGGGAATTGAG CTTGCATCCAAGATTACATGAAGTCCTGGCTGGGTCAGAGGATGGCACTGTCTTGTTATGGAGCGTTGATAGAGATGTGCATCTCAGTATGTTCTTTGGTCATGCTAGCAGTGTTACTTGTGGTGATTTTACCCCTGACG GCAAAAAATCTGTACCGGTTCTGATGATACATCACTTAGAGTTTGGAACCCTAAAACCGGAGAGAACATTCACATTATTAACG GTCATCCATAACATACCGAAGGTTTGA
- the LOC113341053 gene encoding uncharacterized WD repeat-containing protein C25H1.08c-like isoform X2 has product MHIFTGHTGELYKVACSPTDATLVATGGGDDKGVLWEKGVGDWAQELQGHKGSVSSLAFSIDVQLLGTRSLDGTIQVWDMPLGSLKCTLDGPGGELSLHPRLHEVLAGSEDGTVLLWSVDRDVHLSMFFGHASSVTCGDFTPDGKKSVPVLMIHHLEFGTLKPERTFTLLTVIHNIPKV; this is encoded by the exons ATGCACATATTCACAGGCCATACTG GTGAATTATACAAGGTGGCTTGTAGTCCTACTGATGCAACCCTAGTGGCAACTGGAGGTGGAGATGATAAAGGAGTTCTATGGGAGAAGGGTGTAGGAGATTGGGCTCAAGAGCTTCAAG gtcatAAAGGTTCTGTTTCCAGTTTAGCCTTCAGTATTGATGTACAGTTGCTTGGCACAAGAAGCCTGGATGGAACTATTCAAGTGTGGGACATGCCTTTGGGTAGCCTCAAGTGTACACTTGATGGTCCTGGAGGGGAATTGAG CTTGCATCCAAGATTACATGAAGTCCTGGCTGGGTCAGAGGATGGCACTGTCTTGTTATGGAGCGTTGATAGAGATGTGCATCTCAGTATGTTCTTTGGTCATGCTAGCAGTGTTACTTGTGGTGATTTTACCCCTGACG GCAAAAAATCTGTACCGGTTCTGATGATACATCACTTAGAGTTTGGAACCCTAAAACCGGAGAGAACATTCACATTATTAACG GTCATCCATAACATACCGAAGGTTTGA